The DNA segment AAGTTAGTTTGTGAAGTTGTATTTGTTCGTTTAAGTTACCCCGGTGTGGGTTTAAGTTGCCTGTTCATGGGCTCTAGTTGCTGTGAATCAGCTGATGTATCAAACCTTGTAAGTTGTTCTTCTTTTGAATTAATATTATCAGacgggaaaaaaaaagaatacgaTAAATCCCTGAAATTTACAAATCTACGCGTGCGTGCAAGTGTGCGTCTGTGGATAGAAGAATGATGCTTCGGAATAGTATTACATgcgcataatttttttttttgaaaaagaaataaataatagtacatGCGCATAATTTTAAAGGGAACTATTTAACGGAAGCAAATATATCCATACTATATACATATCATGGGTCGAGCCAGCCTGTATATCCAAtaacttttttctattttaaacttTCTTTTGTTCGAATTATCTACTAATTAGCACCATTATTATTCGAAAGGTTTCTTGTGATTTTGATGATTTATGGAAAAGTTAGcgattttaaaaaactttatatttatggttTTATATCTGTTATAGGTTTGCCGTGTTGGTGATAATTTTCCGCAAATGCTAATTAAATTATTGCGTAAGTACTATAAGCGCGAATAATTTATcatgttcttaaaaatatacatgCAAGAGGATTAAGTTCCTCTTAATTGCGTCTTTAGTTAAGGAATCAATTCTGCATGTAAGTGATAGTATAATACTGTTGTCCAATAATTTGTCGTCCGACTaataacgattttttttttgaacattcaCTAATAACGATTTTGATAGTAAATAACATTCTTCTTTCATTAACTACAAGCAATAcagtatgtatatttttaaaacaatccaATCGAGATATTGTTCCTTAGTTGTGGCGATCGAAATGAGAGCGTCAATAAGTATATTTAGTCTCACTTGACATTGAATTCATCAACTGATCCAAATTTTGTCATTTTCtcaattaaattaattagttGTAACTTGTAAATGTCGCGTTGAACAATAATTCTTGTGTGTTTTCTCCCATCCGGTCAACTGTCCGATCCCCACCTAGTCATCGACATactataatattgttttatttccAGGAAGGAATCATGCATATACAAATGCTcattataatattgttttatttccAGGAAGGAATCATGCATATACAAATGCTCATTTATCATTATTGTCATGGAAAATAAACTAGTaaaaggtaactgaaaaagaagaTAGAGGATACCTGAAGATGGAGCATTTTTTTTGAAGATGGAGCATAgagctaaaaaaaatattgataacatAAATGAGACGGTGTAATCACGGGAAAGAAAAAGAATTGCTAAGCAAATACTAGAAACTGGACTTATAAACAAAACGGTGAAATGCACGAGAAAGGATTAGAGAGTTTAAGCAAAGACGAAGTGGTACACACTCTAACAGCGGTGGTTTATACGGATGCCATACGCATCACGTGAAGAAGAAAACACACACGCTGATTCTTATTTGTTACGCAACTTTTTACGACTTTGCTCTGTTCAGTTATGTTTTGTTGCCTTTACATTTCTGTATTTGATAATAGATGCATGTATGAGTTTTGAAAGTCGTGAGATGTGAATCATTTATacagcaaacaaaaaaaatatgtttaaaatgaAATTCTGATTAACGGTATGTATAACTGCAGAATGACCTTTCGTTGTAAAAAAATCCGGGATACATAACTGCTACTTTTAAAACATATTCAATGTATTTTgctacaaattttaaaatatgttttcgtTGTAAAAAAAACCCGGTATATATAACTGCTAGCCATTAATATCAAATGacctttcttttaaaacatactagattttttaaccgcgctacgcgcggataaaatattatatgtatttttcaattctaaaaaaataatgtataatattgtattacattatttaaagaatataaaataagactacataacataaatatattttttttaaaactttctttatggaaatcattatgttgtttgattgttgtacttaattcacatatttgcatagttatttgtgagagatatataactatatttttattatcagtaaataatatatatttattatataatataaaaaaataaaattatttacttttaaaacaaatttgtcTTATGTTAGGGACTCAGTTATAGATATATCATATTCaaatgagacatttttacagttatcaatcttcttaacagtcaagaaacaaatctgaatatcaaaacaatatctcatacgatctctttgtggaataactgctctgaagaaattgaatttaggcatcaaaaaggactggaaatggatgtgcagatgtgttatctaagttagctttacaaaatactattcatagttcatatatcatttatgtccatcctatttttttgtccatacttttttaaacatcttgaaataactgatgctaattaataataaacttttggctggcaaaaaaaaaaaaattgtctaattatcgcttaatttgtctaactgatatatatgtatttatcaattctaaaaaaaataatgcataatattgtattacattatttaaagaatataaaataagactacctaacataaatatattttttaaattttttttgtggaaatcattatgttgtttgattgttgtatttgattcacatatttgcatagatatttgtgttagatgaataactatatttttattatcagtaaataatatatatgtattatataatataagaaaaacaaaattatttactttttaaacaaagttgtctCATGTTAGGgattcggttatagacatataatattcgaaggagacatttttacagttatcaatcttcttaacagtcaagaaacaaatctgaatatcaaaacaatatctcatatgatctctttgtggaataactgctcttaaaaaattgaatttatgcatcaaaaaaGACTGAAAATgatgtgcagatatgttatctaagtcaactttacaaagtactactattcatagttcatatatcatttaagtcaatcctttcttaaacatcttgaaataactgatgctaattaataataaaattttggctggaaaaaaaatcaaatttgtctaattatcgcttaaatattttattaatattgtctaagaacctttcaattgatatcatagtttattttttattagtttttttgttaattttagagtttttttgtatttaagattttttccatattaagcttatatttctttcacataatatatatatatatatatatatatatatatatgtcataaaaattaccatcaaatcagttttacttatttattattttgtttttaatgaaaatacactttttaaataatttaatttaaaataaaattatatatattaacttgttgtattctaacaatttgattgacttaattaattttctttggtggataacttaaaaagtttttataTGAATCAGAGAAAGCaaacttatgttgttatattatatttatttgtgtatatggaatctatatatatgctagtgtaataaaaaaagaacattatttttttgtaacttcaaaaagatacattattacaatttgaaattattcaaaattgaataaaatggtaattaaataaatctaattgtttttttatcttgtttagttggattctcatgaaaagaaatcaataggttaaacaaatgtttcaaaatttgttgtgttattgttttgtctataaattacaaaatttattgaattgatatatttaattattgcatccttaaataatattttattaagacattagagaactatgttttgagttgttttgtcaaaattgtacaaaaatctatgttttttcatatttgtcacgaaaatttatatgttaaacttaattttacaaaattcttaactttgtcacgaaaacaaaaatctatgctttttcatatttgtcaaggttctcacactttcaaagaatatattagcttagtcacttacttatttttttttttacaaaacaaagtatcggagtcttgaaagttgaatccatattattgtaaatgtataTAAGAGTTTatgattacatatttagtgattcttgtatatgtgtccaaaaAAGTTTCAATGACTTAGTGGTATCTGACttatatttatgtcatattaactcgggttcgatcctttcttttgcattattttttcattttttacgaaaaaataaatgaaatgacaTGGCAACTTCGGACTCtctgattggacgattttttgTGCCTATGTGGACACTCTAAGATGAGCTTAtatccccccccccttttagtatagtatagattcaatgtattttgctaatttttattttagacaaAACCTTACAATAGAGTTGaaattttattcaatatatCCCTAAGAATATCATTTCTATAAGTATAGAAGAAAATAGATAAATGTTAGTTTTTCCTTCAAATATAGAGGAAAATAGTAATactattttagaaaaagaaaaaaaaattaggttaaAGTACAAATATATCTAAATGTTATTGAGATAAATATAGAAATGAGTTATAGACGTTTTTATCACCTTATTTTCAAAAGTGAGTAGTAGTTGTAACTTGTATGATGATTACTGCAAAATGTATTATCTTTATCACCTTATTTTCAAAAGTACACAAATTGACTGCTTATTAATAATTGGATACTAGAAGGAGAtcccttttttattatttgaggagcattTTAAACAATTAACCTTATCACCATGTGTGATTAACAAAAATGCCATTTCCTATGTGTCATCATGAGAATCATTCTCACACCCTTTATTAAATAGCCCTTTATTGCCTAGACTAATTACATATAATGCCATTGctcattaaatttaataatatgaaGAGATTATATTACTATACTATATGAGTTGTTATTGCATTACTAAAAACGTAGACAATACCCGAGATAACAATTGCGTGGAAACATCAGTAAGCTAACTTTCGTTCTTCTATTGGTCAAAGAGAGACGTAACCGATGGTTATGACCTACAACATTATCTCTCTTTGATCAGTGAGAAGAAGCCTTGCATATATAACATGAACCATTTCAAGGTATAGTTACTCACTTCAATGGATTTTAATAATTATcgaacaaaacatatatagcCACAAAAAGAACGGTAAAATATAGTTAtctatatttttagcataatatTAGTGGATTGAGCGATGTGTATGCTtcattattttacaaatttttagtATAATATTAGTGGATTCTTCGATGTGTATGCTGTATTATTTCATAGAAGCTATCatacataattttgttttaataaaaattgttgaggtttttactatatatatacgaTTCATGTTTTATAAGATTCATGTTCTTTACGATTCATAAATAAAACATGACCTTTTTTAGGACTGGAAAATATAAACGGTTCAGAATTACGTTCTTCTATAAAACTTCTTTAGGTGACATctattttgattaatatttttggattattatgggatacatgatttttttttgggaatttattttaatagcatcaatataaactttttaaattgtaaaatcAAAATGTCGTCTATAAAAAATCTATTGAATATCTTGCGTGATTGTAAAATACATCTGAAAAGgaatttcatattaaattttttcaaTCCCTTAAATTTTGCAACAAGACTTTTTGatttcgaaattatattaaatggtAACAGACAATAAATTTGGTAATTTATATCATTCCTCTCTGATTAAGTTTAAAGtcaaatatcattttattatggactttctttatttttgctcCTTGCATATAAGACTTTCTATAATGTCTGGAAATCTAAGATTATAATGTTATGCGAAATTAATAGGATTATCTGATATTTATAGTCACAAATGATATTTTGACCATATATACGATTTATATTGTTATAATATGAATATTCTACGATTTATGAATGATACATGACATTTTTTAAGGTCTGGAATGTATAAACGATTCATAATTATGTTCTTCTATAATTATTTGGTTtgtgaaatttattttggtttatttagaGACAATTATATATGTgagtaaaatttaatttgaaactggaaaatataaataaaattatattgtaaaatcaAAGTGtcgtatataaaaaatttataagcaATCTTGAGTGATAGTAAAATACATTCAAAAATTGGTGAAACTGTATTAAAATTTTCTAGGCTATCTCTTAATTTTGATTACAAGACTTTTTGATTACGTAATTAACATAAATGTTGACAGACATTAAATttggaaatttaaattttcCGATTCAGTTTAAAGAATATGTCATTCTTAATGTAGACTTCCTTAATTTTATCCCTATGTGTATATTACTTTCTATACTTGTCTGGAAATCTACTAACAATTAGGGATTTGTAATATTGCTTTATGgcgaaaattatttattttttcaaatctcGTGGGTTAAAACCCTATcagttactatatatatatatatcatatcatcCATATAGCTACAATATCACAAACTACACGTTTCAAAACtagcaaaaatatattaagcatGAATTTCATTTCTGACTTGAAGCCAAAAAGTTTTTGTAGAAGATTATGGTGAATGTCATAAAACTTTGGAAGTAGTACTTGGCTCCTACTGGAGAAACCATTGAATGGTTTTCGTAGACGAAAAAGTTAGGTTTCTTATGATGTATATTCTTTAAATCGTAAGCAAATTATGTGTTTATTATCTGATGCTTTCATTTGTTATTATATTGTAGGGAGACAAAATCCATACATCGGTTAGAAAGGACTGGTTTCACAGTTTGATCCTTTAATGAGACAACAATGTTCTAAGATTCTGTTTAATTTTTCCTTGACACCTAACATATCAAGTTATCTGAATCATATGTTGTTTCCAAGATTGAACTGATCAATGATTGTAACTACATTTGTCTAGCCAACTTCCGTTGGATCATTCTTGGTCTTTCTCATCCAAAGTTCTATGTTGGTATGTTCATGATATTTGACTATGTGTATATAAACTCATTTTGTCTATGTGTATATAAACTCATCCAAAGTTCTATGTTGGTATGTTCATGATCATTCTTggagttatattttatttcagtATGCAATTGTTGCCTTTTATTGATAACGactatttattttaagtttactACTATCTTTTTATCATCAAGTATCAACTTTATCCTCCATGTGattgttaataaatttcaaGCAATATATATTACCCATAAACGATAAGGTCGGAATCTAACCTGTCCACGATGAATGTGATACACCTTTTGCGACTTCATGTAAATGGAAACTAAAATAAACGCCAAATAAATAATCTTATAATCAATTCAGTAATTCAGATCATTCAgatttatataagaatataaattgAAATCTTACCATGTAACCGCTGCGTCAACGAATTAAACAAACTTCAGGAGATATTTTGTCAGGAGCGATAGTCAGTACACACTTATCCGGTTTTAATTGCAGGAGTCTTTTCCAGCTCTTTCTTTTCACTAAGATATACCACTTGCGGCTTCACGAAGTCGACAAAATACAGTACTTCAAATAATATGGGGACTATAAGTGATTATATTGAAAGCTTACTGTGTCCTCGATGCATCTAGAAATTAACAAATATTCAGGAGGTTTGTTGATAGGGCCTTTGTCGATCTACAATTCATCGGTTCAAATTCCCTGAGACTTGAGTTACTCGATTCAGCTTTTAATCTTCTTATATATTGGGATTGAGCTTAGTTAATGAAATATGTTTATTTCTCAGGTGATGAGAAGATAGATCGGGCGGAGAGGCTTAACCGTAGCCCCTTATCTCGTGTCCCCTCGAGAttttttagtaaaaacacctttttaaataaaagataaattaaaagaGACTCATATGTATTTTGAGTCACAATCAATATTAAAGTTCAATAATAGGCCTCTTTTACAAATTCGAGTCCTAATCACCCCACTAAATTTGTAAACtcatattatttacttttttttccgacctaatattatttacttcaatttatttctattcttttataaattttatgtactCCGGAATCagtataattttactaaaatataacgATACAACTTTGATAATAGGACAATTACTGTTTCTCGACCATAATAAGATTATCGTTATCCGGACACTCCAGTAAACTTGTTTTTTAACTGAAACATCGAGTAAATTAACTTCCAATCCCAAATTGGTTTTCTTTGAATTAATCATTATATCAAACGTTACTTCTGCTAATCTATACCAAGTATAATATGCCACTTTTTGTTTTACCTTTTCAATAACTATAGGTTAAAATGTATAATCTCTTTTAGATCATTCACCCCGCGCAGAGACTATTCACCCCGCGCAGGGCGCGGGTCATcacctagtatatattataataggtACAAGTGGTGTGTTACATTTGGAAGAATAATTGGAATATATATCCAagttagatatatataaaaaaaaaagaagagggaAAGTGACAAttatttgaagaaaataaaaaggagtcTGGACTGGGAGTGGAGAGATGAGTCTATAAAAGAGAGAGATATGTGGGGAGAGGCGCACGCTCCACTTTTCTCCATCTAAAGAGTCACTCTCTTTTTCTTACACACTACTCTAATCAAATCATCCTTTCTCTCAGAAAAAAAATGGACCCACTCGATTTCGACAGCGTGAAAGCAGAGAAAGCCAAGGCGTTGCGGCGTTACAACAGTTTCCACAGAGTCGGCCGTTTCTTCCGCGCTGCTGATGTTTGCGTAGCCATCCTCTTCCTCTTTTGGACGTTTTCCCGCCTTCCTTTCGCCGTCCAAATCTCCCGAGAGTTTCTCCGCCGTATCGCCGGCGTTGTATCCACTCCTCTCTTCGTCTTCCTCCTCGGGAACTGCATCGTCGTCCTTCTCCTCACCAAATCATCTCAAGAGGATAACGACAGAGGTTCTTCTGCCCTAAACGCAGACACAGATATATACGAGGCGTTGGTCAGATCTGTTGAGAATCAATACAAAGAAGCAGATGAGTTGGAAGAGAAGATCGTTTACGATGACAAAGAGGTGATCGTCATTGATTTGATGAGTTCAGATATTCCTCGTGAAGAAAACAATAAGCTCAAGGTGTATGGAAGAAGCAAATCCGACGTAAAGCAGACTAGtgcagatgatgatgatcataTGGTGGTGATCCCTAAACCTTCTTCTCTCCAGAGATCGGAGACTGAAAAGTGCATGAGAATCggccataataataataagaatgaTAAGAATAGTTATGCAGAGGATAACCTTAGCAACGAAGAGTTTCAGAAAACGATCGAAGCTTTCATTGCCAAACAGCTGATATTTCGTCGCCAAGAATCTTTATCCGTCGTTGTCCACAACAAAGCCTaaccaatattataaaaaatggcATCTGGTTCTCTCCCCGCCAAAGTTAAAAAATCAACCACATGGAATCTTATTTCAATATTCCAGTTAGTGTGTACAAATCTcatctctactctctctctctctctctatgtacAGTTGTAATTAGTTGCTTATCATGGATggaagatatataattatatatcttgtACGTTGTTTGTTATAGCTAGTGAGTGTCACTTCGTTTCCTCAGTTTGATGATACAAAACTTGAAAGTAGACTTGTTGTCTCGTGACTATGATAACTATctcttttttcagtttttgtttaattataaaaaacttTGATCAGTGTCTGTCTTTTTGTCTTCGCATTAGACCTTACATCcgaaagaaaaaactaaacaaaaaaaatcaacaattaCGTCAATAAACAAATAGTATCTATCTACATATCCTAAATTACACTACTTAACATGTATTTTAGGAATAGTATATAGACCATCTCC comes from the Brassica napus cultivar Da-Ae chromosome A7, Da-Ae, whole genome shotgun sequence genome and includes:
- the LOC106356549 gene encoding uncharacterized protein LOC106356549, translated to MDPLDFDSVKAEKAKALRRYNSFHRVGRFFRAADVCVAILFLFWTFSRLPFAVQISREFLRRIAGVVSTPLFVFLLGNCIVVLLLTKSSQEDNDRGSSALNADTDIYEALVRSVENQYKEADELEEKIVYDDKEVIVIDLMSSDIPREENNKLKVYGRSKSDVKQTSADDDDHMVVIPKPSSLQRSETEKCMRIGHNNNKNDKNSYAEDNLSNEEFQKTIEAFIAKQLIFRRQESLSVVVHNKA